One part of the Candida albicans SC5314 chromosome R, complete sequence genome encodes these proteins:
- a CDS encoding uncharacterized protein (Ortholog of C. dubliniensis CD36 : Cd36_28730, Candida tropicalis MYA-3404 : CTRG_00749 and Candida albicans WO-1 : CAWG_01683) has product MTFFHSANYFGHGGVNASIPSSSITNVSQEFADFISNSQYTDYSSYKYLIGVNDPPIDFKVTNAAKYLPNEIETIAHLKLIRAFSVMKKRVIGSADSNNAANLWRVFVTRAVRRFIVFVTAIKKTVVIQGKAYDEPSMFNLANTKNSQLVATINQLLPPLDVIMVWHAFLLNSKSFYDTFVRCNLLDFANVPLPLHNIVACIDDFSFEFKVSQQFKRNYLDLIKKYTSYSLDLQYDINEINSYGDEKLFIYCPNCYEKLSEGISWINNENTGFSNSDLNATNINFASSSECYCTSFPIITHEELRKLQLFADATKAGTLQGVYKHFSKVISAPGLVDRDPSNLSIEMALRIQEIWEDHKFEDLPTMVKSIISQLKNPLTGVLLMEYLNNQTISMTVPGGIEIGYDLVAAVMQQERFINRMNNINWLQSPFIKQISTDSCSRYANFFTMSSDPRLNQGILIPTLDIDLVWRTHRLHLSGYFFDCRSSACHSIIDDSLHEGRLDNSFKTTADAYQSRFGESYNVCYCQQCLISKSDAAEVPAANEHVVESNFEIKSLFDFDASSSFVGATSAKSGKNKVAKKRPRSKSSSSLSTSLSFDSNSYFTLDTIMNDPLTPIEEKLEDLISPVSCSGLSSPSLMPLSLYHSISSSDFSLFDAGTTVGEDSSCSLNDFDVGVDDQAITFDDIRNELLDSTLSTFFGTVPEGQFNFI; this is encoded by the coding sequence ATGACTTTCTTCCATAGTGCTAATTATTTTGGTCATGGTGGAGTAAATGCTTCTATtccatcttcatcaataacaaaTGTTTCCCAAGAGTTTGCTGATTTCATAAGCAATTCACAGTATACTGATTATTCAAGTtacaaatatttaattggtGTCAATGATCCACCAATTGACTTCAAGGTGACCAATGCTGCTAAATATTTaccaaatgaaattgaaacaattgcACACTTAAAACTCATTAGAGCATTTTCAGTGATGAAAAAGAGAGTTATTGGCTCAGCTGATTCCAACAATGCTGCTAATTTATGGAGAGTTTTTGTTACCAGAGCTGTTCGTCGCTTCATTGTGTTTGTTACTGCAATTAAAAAAACCGTTGTTATTCAAGGTAAAGCTTACGATGAACCTTCCATGTTTAACCTTGccaatacaaaaaattcCCAATTGGTTGCTacaattaatcaattgctACCACCTTTGGACGTCATTATGGTCTGGCATGCGTTTTtgttaaattcaaaatcattttaTGACACCTTTGTGAGATGCAACTTATTAGACTTTGCTAATGTCCCCTTGCCATTGCATAATATTGTCGCTTGCATAGATGATTTcagttttgaatttaaagtGTCTCAGCAATTCAAGCGCAACTATTTggatttaattaaaaagtATACTTCATATTCATTGGATTTGCAATATGACataaatgaaatcaacCTGTATGGTGATGAGAAGTTGTTCATTTACTGTCCAAACTGTTATGAAAAGCTTTCTGAGGGTATTTCTTGGATAAACAATGAGAATACTggattttcaaattcagaTTTGAATGCAACAAATATTAACTTTGCGCTGTCTTCTGAGTGCTACTGTACAAGTTTTCCAATCATTACCCATGAAGAATTAAGGAAGCTTCAATTATTTGCTGACGCCACAAAGGCTGGTACTTTACAAGGTGTGTATAAGCATTTTTCGAAGGTCATTTCTGCTCCTGGGCTTGTTGACCGAGACCCACTGAATTTGAGTATTGAGATGGCACTCCGAATTCAGGAAATATGGGAAGACCACAAATTTGAAGATCTCCCAACCATGGTCAAATCTATTATTTCACAACTCAAAAATCCATTGACTGGAGTTTTGCTTATGGAATATTTAAACAACCAAACAATTAGCATGACTGTCCCTGGtggaattgaaattggctATGATTTGGTTGCTGCGGTCATGCAACAAGAAAGATTCATAAACAGGATGAATAACATTAACTGGTTACAGTCTCcatttattaaacaaatttcaaCTGATTCTTGTTCGAGGTATGctaatttttttacaatGCTGTCTGATCCTCGTTTGAATCAAGGAATATTGATTCCCACATTAGATATCGATTTGGTTTGGAGAACTCATAGGTTGCATTTATCCGGCTATTTCTTTGATTGTCGTAGTTCTGCTTGTCATTCAATCATTGATGATTCACTTCATGAAGGAAGATTGGACAATAGCTTCAAAACAACTGCTGATGCTTATCAGTCCCGATTTGGGGAATCCTATAACGTCTGCTACTGTCAGCAatgtttaatttcaaaatctgACGCTGCAGAAGTACCAGCAGCCAATGAGCATGTTGTTGAATCCAATTTTGAgataaaatcattatttgaCTTTGATgcttcatcatcatttgtTGGTGCAACATCTGCCAAATCTGGTAAAAATAaggttgcaaaaaaaagaccTAGGTCCAAATCGAGTTCAAGTTTGAGTACAAGTTTGAGTTTTGATTCAAACAGTTACTTCACACTTGATACTATAATGAACGATCCGTTAACtccaattgaagaaaagtTGGAGGATTTGATTTCTCCTGTTTCCTGCAGTGGGCTCTCCTCGCCCAGTTTGATGCCACTTAGTTTATATCATTCGATTTCAAGCTCTgatttttcactttttgaTGCTGGTACTACAGTTGGTGAAGATTCAAGTTGttcattaaatgatttcgatgttggtgttgatgaTCAGGCAATTACCTTTGATGATATACGAAACGAACTATTGGATTCAACTTTGTCAACATTTTTTGGAACTGTTCCAGAGGGACAATTTAACTTTATTTAG
- a CDS encoding uncharacterized protein (Protein of unknown function; induced by alpha pheromone in SpiderM medium), protein MQNQPPNQSVYSQDGSLGAENSGHSQKKILPNTSSKNEQCAIGPPATTQGFIQNTTQLPLVLQYPTILKHQFGISSSNSPQVQQRHIINSLPVYSPNFNFFYSKQAPPPPPPPPPTLGYVVLPNTIAERQTIATFQKDRNNPKPNKTEYSETFIPVQPKGNPKPKIHRMKEKYTIEKSLESYSFGEIRNLFKSKTGLSDMHFATNRIEDVRENQLINYFSYSIGKALDVFASHEIYSQIFIELALLDDTNVILNGIFCLAEYELSKEDFTKCMHYYETTIAIIHSQIQDKSENRPLKYRCLMAMMLLCIFENKFPQIELSHLQHYKNMTVELFKNQPIDEIRLDPVLNSCFWTVLRTSFLHSSLAEQNPSQFIPDSTFFNLHTNLLEASPFQVPGMWHYKNILVNLINVWNFTYDTPSANGKNQQIYDYHQWKTHKNDILIEIPTTLRRGLHQQSYNFPFPIFYYHDELTAIINVFHRLALLFLHEGLTKRVSRKDRLKEDMMFPLNFAYIVSLEIVGTLKPYENSPFISSIGLFALKYIWKYLQNDSNLTPLLQNMVSDLSLLSKIRT, encoded by the coding sequence ATGCAAAACCAACCTCCAAACCAACTGGTATATCTGCAAGATGGACTGTTGGGAGCAGAAAATAGTGGCCATTctcaaaagaaaatattgcCAAACACAAGTTCTAAGAATGAGCAGTGTGCTATTGGTCCTCCTGCAACCACACAAGGATTCATTCAAAATACAACGCAGTTACCCCTTGTTCTTCAATATCCTACCATTTTAAAACATCAATTCGgaatttcttcatctaatCTGCCACAGGTGCAGCAACGACACATTATTAATTCACTTCCAGTTTATTCACCcaactttaattttttctattCAAAACAAGCACCACCgcctccaccaccaccaccgccaACCCTAGGTTATGTTGTTTTACCAAACACAATAGCTGAACGCCAAACTATTGCAACCTTTCAAAAAGATAGAAACAATCCTaaaccaaacaaaacaGAATATTCAGAAACTTTCATCCCGGTTCAACCAAAAGGTAATCCCAAACCAAAGATCCATAGAATGAAAGAGAAATATACAATAGAGAAAAGTCTTGAGTCATATTCATTTGGTGAAATTAGAAATCTATTCAAGAGCAAAACTGGTCTCTCTGATATGCATTTTGCAACAAACAGGATTGAGGATGTTCGAGAAAACCAGTTAATCAACTACTTTAGTTATTCCATAGGAAAAGCCTTAGATGTATTTGCCTCACATGAAATCTATTctcaaatatttattgaacTTGCTTTATTAGATGACACAAATGTCATTTTGAATGGTATATTTTGTTTGGCAGAAtatgaattatcaaaagaAGATTTCACAAAATGCATGCATTATTATGAAACAACGATTGCAATTATTCACAGTCAGATACAAGACAAAAGCGAAAACAGACCATTGAAATATAGATGTTTGATGGCAATGATGTTGCTTTGTATATTTGAGAATAAATTCCCTCAAATCGAGTTGTCTCATTTGCAACATTACAAAAACATGACAGTtgaattattcaaaaaccAACCAATTGACGAAATCAGATTGGACCCTGTTTTGAATTCCTGTTTTTGGACAGTATTAAGAACAAGCTTTTTGCATTCACTGTTAGCTGAACAAAACCCGTCACAATTTATACCAGACTCAACTTTCTTCAACTTGCATACTAATTTATTAGAAGCTTCACCATTTCAAGTCCCAGGTATGTGGcattacaaaaatatattaGTGAATCTAATAAACGTATGGAACTTCACTTATGATACACCATCAGCAAATGGGAAAAACCAGCAAATTTATGATTATCATCAATGGAAAACACACAAAAACGATATCTTAATTGAAATACCAACCACCTTGCGGCGAGGACTACACCAACAATCTTATAATTTCccatttccaattttttattaccATGACGAACTTACTGCAATTATCAATGTGTTCCATCGGCTAGCCTTGTTGTTTTTACACGAAGGGCTAACAAAAAGAGTATCAAGAAAAGATAGACTTAAAGAAGACATGATGTTTCCACTAAATTTTGCCTATATTGTCTCACTAGAAATAGTTGGGACTCTAAAACCATACGAAAATAGTCCATTTATTAGTTCTATCGGGTTGTTTGCACTCAAGTATATTTGGAAATACTTGCAAAATGATTCAAATCTAACACcattattacaaaatatGGTTTCGGATTTGTCTCTACTTTCTAAAATACGTACTTAA
- a CDS encoding uncharacterized protein (Putative actin cytoskeleton component; protein present in exponential and stationary growth phase yeast cultures) encodes MSIKPLSITVPHPSTQRGHATHISYDPVNERLAYVNGKSVIIRPVDFKSTSPTVVFSKHIFPTTAVKFSPSGYYVASGDEAGNIKIWDASPKSEPDFEQPVIKSEFQVMSGPIRSIAWDADNSRIIAVGQGKEKFGHAFSWDSGNSIGDIQGHSSPINVVDIKPQRPYRAATVGDDHALVFFTGPPFKFDKSLRGNHNNVVRDVKFSPDGEYIVSVGSDRVIAIYQGKTGEFVKKIEKAHEGGIFAVAWLPDSKHFITASADNTLKKWTLDGENTQKFEISSTTSVGNQQVGLALTKEFVVSLSGNGNLNYFDHEGNLVQIVQGHQSPITKVEFHDGFLLSGGSDGKLFKWEVGTDGPKALPVLQDDDEHSNYVVDILTVDDVTYTTGWDDTLKSWRDGKVVSSVKLPSQPKQLGSIKGAVFVLFESALQLYTEVNFQLIAETKFDFTATYAAPTNDTHILITNTTSNTVEEFQVGNGEIRKTSKEFPKSRSPPTFITVSPSREFFAVADSAGKYTLFNTSDGTVVSTRWAFHNSKVFDAKWTSDSKYLISGGLDSSLLLYSVEKPSRVVKYLLAHPSGISSIDWVAYDSEKKTGTFVSAGLDATIRSWYISI; translated from the coding sequence atgtCAATTAAACCTTTGTCAATTACAGTTCCACATCCATCTACCCAAAGGGGACATGCAACACATATATCTTACGATCCAGTCAACGAAAGATTGGCTTATGTAAATGGGAAATCTGTCATAATCAGACCAGTCGATTTCAAATCTACTTCGCCAACTGTGGTTTTCTCGAAACATATTTTCCCAACAACTGCAGTTAAGTTTTCGCCATCCGGGTATTACGTTGCTTCTGGTGACGAAGCAGgtaatattaaaatttggGATGCCTCACCAAAGTCTGAACCTGATTTCGAACAGCCAGTTATTAAAAGTGAATTTCAAGTGATGTCTGGTCCTATTCGATCAATTGCTTGGGATGCTGATAATTCTCGTATAATTGCTGTTGGTCAAGGTAAAGAAAAGTTTGGACATGCATTTTCATGGGATTCGGGTAATTCGATTGGGGATATTCAAGGACATAGTTCACCTATcaatgttgttgatataaaACCCCAAAGACCATATCGGGCTGCCACTGTTGGTGACGATCATGCTCTTGTATTTTTCACGGGTCCACCATTTAAATTTGACAAAAGTTTGAGGGGCAATCACAACAATGTAGTAAGGGACGTCAAATTTAGTCCTGACGGAGAGTATATTGTTTCAGTCGGCTCCGATAGAGTTATTGCAATTTATCAAGGGAAAACCGGCgaatttgttaaaaaaattgaaaaagctCACGAAGGTGGTATTTTCGCTGTAGCTTGGTTGCCCGACTCTAAGCATTTCATCACAGCATCAGCAGATAatacattgaaaaaatggaCATTAGATGGTGAAAACActcaaaaatttgaaattagtaGCACTACATCAGTTGGTAATCAGCAAGTTGGGTTGGCATTGACTAAAGAATTTGTTGTCTCTCTTTCAGGAAACggtaatttgaattattttgatCACGAGGGAAATTTAGTGCAAATTGTTCAAGGACATCAATCACCTATAACTAAGGTTGAATTTCATGATGGTTTTCTCTTAAGTGGCGGATCTGATGGGAAACTTTTTAAATGGGAGGTAGGAACTGACGGACCAAAAGCATTGCCAGTATTACaggatgatgatgaacattcaaattatgttgttgatatatTAACAGTTGATGATGTAACATACACGACTGGATGGGATGATACTTTAAAGTCATGGAGAGATGGAAAAGTGGTCTCTTCGGTTAAATTACCTTCACAACCAAAACAATTAGGTTCAATCAAAGGTGCTGTTTTTGTCTTGTTTGAATCTGCATTGCAATTGTACACAGAAGTTAACTTCCAATTGATTGCTGAgacaaaatttgatttcacaGCTACATATGCTGCGCCAACTAATGATACCCACATTTTGATAACCAACACTACTAGCAATACAGTTGAAGAATTTCAAGTTGGGAATGGggaaattagaaaaacTTCTAAAGAATTTCCCAAAAGTCGTTCGCCTCCAACTTTCATAACAGTATCACCTTCTCGTGAGTTTTTCGCTGTTGCTGATTCTGCTGGTAAGTATACTTTGTTCAATACTTCAGATGGGACAGTGGTGTCCACTCGTTGGGCCTTCCACAATAGTAAAGTTTTTGACGCGAAATGGACATCAGACTCAAAGTATTTGATAAGTGGTGGGTTGGACAGTAGTTTGTTATTGTATTCAGTGGAGAAACCTTCGAGGGTTGTCAAGTATCTCTTAGCTCACCCATCTGGTATATCTAGTATAGATTGGGTGGCCTATGACtcagaaaagaaaaccGGGACATTTGTCAGTGCCGGATTAGATGCTACTATTAGATCTTGGTACATTTCTATTTAG
- a CDS encoding uncharacterized protein (Protein of unknown function; repressed by alpha pheromone in SpiderM medium; transcript induced by Mnl1 under weak acid stress), with protein sequence MINKNLNLSLKLNKLDFVPPNSNFGGSSSPFTPVDQTLKTPLEAPQHQTEFPLQHQFQSQQQGYHGNVNQSSLYQNPEVNESDDILTDIDEPCNLTRRNFTLFFTNQFDQVLISIYSTILSLPTTTPFSGNIPPSGLVSKVANETIKELIRVTSASKNTPIYDQFNIINSDCLRSHEYQPIILQLIRKRLLEICHSKNNSVNKLPESTSISLNSTVTRNSSVSNLSLSDMNLMNYNNSNQNNTAVNLARSRSSSINLRKQSLTRNNSNNWLHVGNINNLRPSGNPDFNMSTDSLQSFQDFVPQSIINRTSNGSGNANVTNNSNNLVSSSSNVGQLNSMMMDYHITPPTSHKGSISSTNSPYNIVHNPCTSDSEEFQFLQRSRSSSRGNNLPQALNINTDMSNLQALNSLQGNSGNSKYVQPGLSLDSPFLSATTPGDEYFSGPSFANPSNNSTTAVISAGSNSVENAEAGGDTSKANLPNQYSLSEKKRDSLKMKRGIH encoded by the coding sequence ATGATAAAtaagaatttgaatttactGCTTAAATTAAACAAGTTGGATTTTGTTCCACCAAACAGCAACTTTGGAGGCAGTTCAAGCCCTTTTACTCCGGTTGATCAAACTTTGAAGACACCTTTAGAAGCACCTCAGCATCAAACTGAGTTTCCATTACAACACCAATTTCAGCTGCAGCAACAAGGATACCATGGGAATGTTAATCAATCTTCACTATATCAAAACCCGGAAGTTAATGAATCTGATGACATTCTTACCGATATTGATGAACCATGCAATTTAACTAGGCGAAATTTCACATTGTTTTTTACAAACCAATTTGATCAagtattgatttcaatatattcGACCATTTTGTCATTGCCAACTACTACTCCCTTTCTGGGAAACATCCCTCCTAGTGGACTAGTCAGTAAAGTTGCCAATGAAACGATAAAGGAATTGATCAGAGTCACATCCGCCTCCAAAAACACACCAATATACgatcaattcaatataatcaatcTGGATTGTCTTCGGAGCCACGAATACCAACCAATAATATTACAGTTAATAAGAAAAAGGTTATTAGAGATATGCCATAGCAAAAACAATTCTGTTAACAAATTACCAGAGTCTACGTCTATACTGCTCAATAGTACAGTGACAAGAAACTCTTCCGTTTCCAACTTATCTTTGAGTGATATGAATCTAATGAATTACAATAACTCAAATCAGAATAATACTGCAGTGAACTTGGCAAGATCACGATCGTCGTCAATCAACTTGAGAAAGCAGTCCCTAACCAGAAACAATTCCAACAATTGGTTGCATGTTGGGAACATTAACAATTTGAGACCGAGTGGAAATCCAGACTTTAATATGAGTACAGACTCGTTGCAATCATTCCAAGATTTTGTTCctcaatcaataattaatcGTACATCCAATGGCAGTGGTAATGCGAATGTGACtaacaacagcaacaatttGGTCAGTTCCTCAAGTAATGTTGGTCAATTGAATTCTATGATGATGGACTATCACATAACTCCTCCAACCTCACATAAGGGTTCAATAAGCTCGACTAACCTGCCATACAATATTGTTCATAACCCTTGTACTTCTGATTCCGAAGAGTTTCAGTTTTTGCAAAGATCGAGATCCTCGTCAAGGGGTAACAATTTGCCACAAGCACTCAATATCAATACTGACATGTCTAATCTACAGGCTTTGAATTCTTTACAAGGGAATTCAGGCAATTCCAAATATGTGCAACCAGGACTATCGTTAGACTCTCCATTTTTGTCTGCTACAACTCCAGGTGACGAATACTTTAGTGGGCCACTGTTTGCTAACCCCAGCAATAACCTGACCACGGCTGTAATTAGTGCGGGTTCCAACTCTGTCGAAAACGCAGAAGCAGGTGGTGACACTTCTAAAGCAAATTTACCCAATCAGTACAGTTTAAGtgagaaaaagagagattctttgaaaatgaagCGTGGAATTCATTAG
- the DEM1 gene encoding Dem1p (Putative mitochondrial exonuclease; alpha-factor induced) — protein MQRMRGKIFKNEPLVPMNVTSEHEQVQSISKEESRSLSSNDLNLSADSELQLESEPEIESEQLKNHEDVYEIIRSMVLAADTTLPRLSNNSLTGIYNHWKLNPNDDLPLYNPTKYTPYEFHSQYNQDRSYIITPRLSVTKLLVSSWCELRSFYQVYSGSVRLPSTKAMTQGTKLHSKLEAEVHPEIDTTEIEQFLISNAMSLRELQTTVPAEEETVVIDLGEVEQLAVDWAEMLIERLFSLIMGAEAREILLHGYLNLKNRSFVTNKDEIRESSSVLVSGIVDYIKLQNVTNPSDGTLFDDIHGFVDSAFDQVDNVPLVDLSQFLPEAKQILQNYDFRLTFTDVKTRSARQIPRQESVLEAAKFQTFYYRHFFHLLSRDSRFTYFSLIENAERRGHDVDKPLSILTTISLLRKHYHIFFKDFVKLANGEPIGFSPFDDSAKSIPYDFVSMFQSSDEFSLANPNHNHFLEQISAIDGIEYDSILSPLLKVWKTPPTLRYLAARASQLFNVFNENIGDITSVEYRYNKTSELLSEKVYDYNFSEFQAEVESASKFWNGEREVIPTEDLSRCSYCEFQSKCMVAGGKTTEAVEKKTIGPKIRQFLNECESSSKG, from the coding sequence ATGCAAAGAATGCGGGGAAAGATTTTCAAGAATGAACCTCTAGTTCCAATGAATGTCACGTCAGAACACGAACAAGTGCAATCAATTAGTAAAGAAGAATCACGTTCATTACTGTCAAACGATCTAAACTTAAGTGCAGATCTGGAATTGCAATTGGAATCCGAACCAGAGATAGAGTCGGAACAACTAAAAAATCATGAAGATGTGTATGAAATCATCAGGCTGATGGTTCTAGCAGCAGATACAACATTGCCTAGATTAAGCAATAACCTGCTAACAGGAATTTATAATCACTGGAAATTGAATCCCAACGATGACTTGCCACTTTATAATCCCACCAAATATACACCATATGAATTTCACTCCCAGTATAATCAGGATCGGTCCTATATAATCACACCAAGATTATCGGTGACAAAGTTATTAGTGTCTAGTTGGTGTGAGCTACGCAGCTTTTATCAAGTTTATTCTGGGTCAGTTCGGCTACCATCCACTAAAGCCATGACACAAGGTACCAAGCTTCACTCAAAATTAGAAGCAGAGGTCCATCCGGAAATAGATACCACGGAAATAGAACAGTTTCTTATTTCTAATGCAATGAGTTTAAGGGAGTTGCAAACCACTGTCCCAGCCGAAGAAGAGACGGTGGTTATTGATTTGGGAGAGGTTGAGCAATTAGCTGTTGATTGGGCGGAAATGTTAATTGAAAGattgttttcattgattATGGGAGCTGAAGCAAGAGAAATTCTATTGCACggttatttgaatttgaaaaatcgACTGTTTGTGACCAATAAGGATGAAATTCGTGAATCTTCTAGTGTGTTGGTGAGTGGTATAGTTGACTATATCAAACTTCAAAACGTTACAAATCCAAGTGATGGAACTTTATTCGATGATATTCATGGATTTGTTGATAGCGCGTTTGATCAAGTTGACAATGTTCCCCTTGTGGATCTTTCACAGTTTTTGCCTGAGGCTAAACAGATACTTCAGAATTATGACTTCAGGTTGACATTCACTGATGTGAAAACGAGATCAGCACGACAAATTCCAAGACAAGAGTCGGTTCTTGAAGCCGCAAAATTCCAAACATTTTATTATAgacatttttttcatttgctTAGTCGTGATAGCAGATTCACTTATTTCAGTTTGATTGAGAATGCAGAGCGCAGAGGACATGACGTTGACAAGCCGTTGAGCATACTTACAACTATCAGTTTGTTGCGGAAACATTATcatattttcttcaaagaTTTCGTGAAACTTGCCAACGGAGAACCAATAGGATTTTCACCTTTTGACGATTCAGCTAAATCAATTCCTTatgattttgtttcaatgtTTCAATCCAGCGATGAATTTTCTTTGGCTAATCCAAATCATAACCACTTTTTGGAGCAAATACTGGCGATTGATGGAATTGAATATGATCTGATTCTTTCGCCTTTGTTGAAAGTGTGGAAAACTCCGCCTACTCTTAGATACCTAGCTGCGAGGGCAAGtcaattatttaatgttttcaatgaaaatataGGTGATATAACTTCAGTTGAGTATCGATACAACAAGACATCTGAATTGTTACTGGAAAAGGTATatgattataatttttccGAATTTCAAGCTGAGGTAGAAAGTGCCAGCAAATTTTGGAATGGTGAGAGAGAGGTAATCCCAACTGAAGATCTACTGCGTTGTTCGTATTGTGAGTTTCAATCCAAATGTATGGTGGCCGGTGGTAAGACTACAGAAGCCgtagaaaagaaaacaatagGACCCAAAATTAgacaatttttaaatgaatGTGAGTCATCTTCAAAAGGATAG
- the CIT1 gene encoding citrate (Si)-synthase (Citrate synthase; induced by phagocytosis; induced in high iron; Hog1-repressed; Efg1-regulated under yeast, not hyphal growth conditions; present in exponential and stationary phase; Spider biofilm repressed; rat catheter biofilm induced) yields MSAFRSIQRSTNVAKSTFKNSIRTYASAEPTLKQRLEEILPAKAEEVKQFKKEHGKTVIGEVLLEQAYGGMRGIKGLVWEGSVLDPIEGIRFRGRTIPDIQKELPKAPGGEEPLPEALFWLLLTGEVPTDAQTKALSEEFAARSALPKHVEELIDRSPSHLHPMAQFSIAVTALESESQFAQAYAKGANKSEYWKYTYEDSIDLLAKLPTIAAKIYRNVFHDGKLPAAIDSKLDYGANLASLLGFGDNKEFVELMRLYLTIHSDHEGGNVSAHTTHLVGSALSSPFLSLAAGLNGLAGPLHGRANQEVLEWLFKLREELNGDYSKEAIEKYLWETLNSGRVVPGYGHAVLRKTDPRYTAQREFALKHMPDYELFKLVSNIYEVAPGVLTKHGKTKNPWPNVDSHSGVLLQYYGLTEQSFYTVLFGVSRAFGVLPQLILDRGIGMPIERPKSFSTEKYIELVKNINKA; encoded by the exons ATGTCTGCATTCAGATCAATTCAACGTTCAACCAACGTAGCCAAGAGCACTTTCAAAAACAGCATCAGAACATATGCTTCTGCTGAACCA ACCTTAAAACAAAGATTGGAAGAAATCTTGCCAGCCAAAGCTGAAGAAgttaaacaattcaaaaaagaacaCGGTAAAACTGTCATTGGTGAAGTTTTATTAGAACAAGCTTACGGTGGTATGAGAGGTATCAAAGGTTTAGTTTGGGAAGGTTCTGTTTTGGACCCAATTGAAGGTATCCGTTTCAGAGGAAGAACCATCCCAGACattcaaaaagaattgcCAAAAGCACCAGGTGGTGAAGAACCATTACCAGAAGCTCTTTtctggttgttgttgactGGTGAAGTTCCAACTGACGCCCAAACTAAGGCTTTATCCGAAGAATTTGCTGCTAGATCAGCATTACCAAAGCACgttgaagaattgatcGACAGATCTCCATCTCACTTGCACCCAATGGCTCAATTCTCCATTGCCGTTACTGCTTTGGAATCTGAATCCCAATTTGCCCAAGCTTATGCTAAAGGTGCCAACAAATCCGAATACTGGAAATACACTTACGAAGATTCCATCGATTTGTTAGCTAAATTGCCAACCATTGCTGCTAAGATTTACAGAAACGTTTTCCACGATGGTAAATTGCCAGCTGCCATTGACTCCAAATTGGATTACGGTGCTAACTTGGCCAGTTTGTTAGGTTTTGGTGACAACAAggaatttgttgaattaatgAGATTGTACCTTACCATCCACTCTGACCACGAAGGTGGTAACGTCTCTGCACACACCACCCACTTGGTTGGTTCCGCTTTATCTTCCCCATTCTTGTCATTAGCTGCTGGTTTGAATGGTTTAGCTGGTCCATTACACGGTAGAGCTAACCAAGAAGTTTTGGAATGGTTGTTCAAATTAAGAGAAGAATTAAACGGTGACTACTCCAAGGAAgccattgaaaaatactTGTGGGAAACCTTGAACTCCGGTAGAGTTGTCCCAGGTTACGGTCACGCTGTCTTGAGAAAGACCGATCCAAGATACACTGCTCAAAGAGAATTTGCTCTTAAACATATGCCAGACTACgaattgttcaaattgGTTTCAAACATTTACGAAGTCGCTCCAGGTGTTTTGACCAAACACGGTAAGACCAAGAACCCATGGCCAAATGTGGACTCCCACTCTGGTGTCTTGTTACAATACTACGGTTTGACTGAACAATCTTTCTACACTGTCTTGTTCGGTGTTTCCAGAGCCTTTGGTGTCTTGCCACAATTGATCTTGGACCGTGGTATCGGTATGCCAATTGAAAGACCAAAATCTTTCTCCACTGAAAAATACATTGAATTGGTCaaaaacatcaacaaaGCTTAA